The following is a genomic window from Taeniopygia guttata chromosome 11, bTaeGut7.mat, whole genome shotgun sequence.
CTTAGAGTCtcacaggagagcagaggaCCAGAGTAAAATGATCTAAACTCCATCCACGTCTATTACACTGATACAAGTGATAAAAATCAAACCACTACCTATGTTTGGGCTCATATATATGAATACCTGTAAATCAGGGGTCATGATATTGATGTCTGAAACCATTGAATCTTGTAAAGGTCTGTTTAAATACTAAATACTATTACAGCTGAACCAGAATGCCCATTTTTCCTATGGCCTGCTTTACAATCACTTGTCAGATCTGTTCATTCTGGGTTTGAACAGCTGAGCACAGGATGTCAACTCCATCCCACTGGATCATTTGATCATCTGCCACTGCTAACAGTGtgttattttcaaaatactgaatttaATCTGTGAAATACCcagaaaataacaaacaaaagtAACTGGAATCCtaataaaatagtatttttaaatttatatagcttgtaaaaacatttaaaagttGCAGTGTGTGTAATCTGCCAATAATACAGAAACCCCATTGATTTCAGGCTTGGCATAATGAAACTCTGACAAGGTTACGAGTGCCCACTTACCATTCTTTTTCACCTCCTTCTTACATCAATGAAAAAGTGTTATCAAATGCTGAGAACAATAACTGCCCTGCAATCCACTGAATTTATCATAGGCAAATGCTACGTGCAGAAGTAAATTAATCAAATGCATAAAACAGAAACTTCAGAGTTTAAAGCTATACCATTTAAACCTTAACTTACAAAAACCTCATCCCACACACACAGCTAGATCTTTATTTTAGACAAAAAAATGAACTTGTCAGAACAGCTTCACTTGTGTCTTAACATAAAGAAGGCACACCTGCATATTTTGCTACGTACAAACTTGTCTTCAGTGCCTTGAAACCCATTGTAACCAGCTGCTTGGGACATTGAGCACCACAGCATTTGGTGCTGACAGCAATAATGCAGCAGGCACATCACCCacccaccagcactgctgctgcccactgcTGCCTGCCCGAGTTCCTCAAGTGTTCCTGCCATTTAAAGGAACACACAGATCACTGTGAGGCTTCTTATGAACATTTTAATGAGAACAGAGGACCAGCTGTACAGACTCAATCCAGAAATCAAACTTCAGATGACAACCTTAATCCTGGGGCTGATAGAACACTGGCAGATTCAGCTCCCCATGCAGATTCAGCTCcccatttttttaatgtcacaCCCTCCCATTCTATGGCACAGGAACCTGGTGAAAATTGAACTGGAAGTGTTCacagtttgttttcctgctACTTGAAATCTTGTTGAAGTATTTGCTTCACATCTTacatgaaaagaaaactcaagaaGTACAATaatgtcgctataggacacgagaaagcacaatgcgagccacctgctattttgcaaggtaaaagaggaagtttattttctgactccaacttttatacttttccaaaggagacagtggattggagggtgaatgggccacctctccaaagacattggacaaaccactagtacatcaagtttctccaaccccatgaaggaatgcaaaacaatatgttatttacagaaatggtgtgggaaagttttccaacagaatgtaaactcagaaggctttagaaaaacttaagaatcagggtgacacAGTAAAAAAGGGACAATGTAGAGATTGGGTCTTTTGAGTTCACAGTAATGTACTTCCTTATAAAACTTTCCTTTGCATGGCTAAAACAAACAACAGGTAAAATTCTTCAAATTTTACCTTACATGTcattcacagggaaaaaaattaaagcacttgaacaaacaaaatcaagtctcctaaataaaacaaaaggacTTTGAAAATTTTCACAAGTGACACATTAGCCTAAGAGCAACATGATTCCCTTCAGCAATTAGAATTAGTCCTAATGCAGAGTAATCCAATATTACATAGCAAGTCAGTATCAGGTTAATGCAGTAATCCAATACTATCCTTAAAAAGCCgcataaaaacaaaaattataacaataatgataaaaatttaaaaaccccaaatatcccaaattacTTAGACCAGCATATATTTATAATTAGCACTGATAACTAGTAATTGTTGCACTGAAGATTCGCAGCAAGTGGAGTAAAAGGCATTCCATCCTAAAAATCCTGCTCGGTAAAGAATTATTAGGCACACTTTACTTTTGCTTTTAGCACTTTGGTAACGAAATTCCTCAGCACACCGAATACCTGGCCTCTGATAGTAGAATTTGACATTACAAGCCTGATCAGCTGACCAGCATCAGTCCAGTCTAAGTTCTTGACAACATCCATGGCTTCAGCACAGAGTTTTTGCTTCTCAGCAGCAGACAATTCCATTAAAACCTGAGGGACTGGCTTGAAATCTTCAGAGGTGAGCCATCCAATCAATCCACCAACTGCTCCTCCTAGGAAACACAGGGAATCATTAGTTTTTACCAATAAATGCTAAAGTCTGGAATTCCATCCACAGCCTTCACCAACAACGTTCTCCCCTTGATTAGAAAGCAACAGAGACTTGTCATCTGTGCCTGCTATATCTAGATTTATACACAATAATCAAAGCAtcagaaaggattttaaaaactctttaCATCAACAGCAACCATAAAGAAACCCTTTATACAATCAACACTAATGGCTTCAAGCTAgaaaccagaaagaaaacactCCCAGGGACACTCTCTTGGGGAAAGCTCTACCGCTAAATTAAACCATGCCCAAGGAGAAAACCAGAGCAACAACTGCCTGAGCAGTGTCATCATCTCTTGCCAGACACTCCCAGACTGGTGAAAGCTTTCTGCTCCTTTAGGAGTCACTCATTGCACTGTCCAACACACCTGAAGCCCACCCCTGCAGGTGGGCACAGACCAATCCCATCAGACACATTCAGGCTTTCAGCTACCGCGTGCACACCCCGGCCTCCCCAGTGGACAAGACACACTCGGGTAAGTGGAAGGTCCCAGGCTGTCAGGAcaagagcagagggatggatCATCTACAGCTGATGTGCCTGTGGCTGCTGAgaaagcagcccagcagcctccAGGGCTCCCGTCCAGCAGCAGTGTGAGTGCAGCACAGCAATCCAcagggctgccagcactgcccggAGCACACAGGGCCTGGGACGGAGCAAGGAACgaaggaaggagagagagagagagagagagagagagagccctCACAATGGAGAGGTGGCAGGACTGACCCTGCCACCAAAACTGCCACCCCAGCCACTGCTCCTAAAATGTCATCTGTGCACTCACAGGGATGCAGTTTTTCATTAGACAAAACTCTTAACTTGCAGCTTTTACTCAGTTAGCAATTTTCCCCACAATGCCACAGAAATACTTGAAAGCCTACGATGGCCGAAT
Proteins encoded in this region:
- the LOC115496888 gene encoding protein C19orf12 homolog isoform X2, encoding MRVNDVMTLLTHVATVTGMKAAYTPSKRGGMLAGGGAFLGGMLGGPPGIFVGGAVGGLIGWLTSEDFKPVPQVLMELSAAEKQKLCAEAMDVVKNLDWTDAGQLIRLVMSNSTIRGQVFGVLRNFVTKVLKAKVKCA
- the LOC115496888 gene encoding protein C19orf12 homolog isoform X1, which encodes MGTQSTGFGDAERLMRVNDVMTLLTHVATVTGMKAAYTPSKRGGMLAGGGAFLGGMLGGPPGIFVGGAVGGLIGWLTSEDFKPVPQVLMELSAAEKQKLCAEAMDVVKNLDWTDAGQLIRLVMSNSTIRGQVFGVLRNFVTKVLKAKVKCA